Proteins found in one Gimesia chilikensis genomic segment:
- a CDS encoding lactonase family protein — protein sequence MSVLPSQAASYVYISLGGEKKIAIYQQNEADGKLTHLSNIKVPGAPGCLEVDPEKKYLFASIRSAKEFMSFSINPENGALTLISAVPAGGNAAYIATDRKGRYLLSAYYGEGKVAVHRLKKDGTILPEILQTIPTDKNAHAILPDQSNRYVFVPHTGPNAVYQFLWNESDGKLKANEPAIFEAAPEMEPRHLAVSKDNRFIYFDNEKGSSVTACKLDSESGTLKAFQTISTLPADFEGKNTCADIELSPSGKNLYASNRGHDSIACFAVDPQTGKLKSMGQAATEKTPRSFNIDPEGHFLYAAGQNNGKLAAYRIDPQTGKLTRIDTYEVGKSPSWVEVVKVP from the coding sequence GTGTCTGTTCTTCCCTCTCAAGCAGCCAGCTATGTTTACATTTCTCTGGGCGGGGAGAAGAAGATTGCCATCTATCAGCAGAATGAGGCGGATGGAAAACTAACGCATCTTTCCAACATTAAAGTCCCAGGCGCGCCTGGCTGTCTGGAAGTCGATCCAGAGAAGAAATATCTGTTTGCATCCATCCGTTCTGCCAAAGAGTTCATGAGCTTCAGTATCAATCCTGAAAACGGCGCACTCACGTTGATCTCTGCGGTACCAGCGGGGGGAAATGCAGCTTATATCGCCACAGACCGTAAGGGACGTTACCTGCTTTCAGCTTATTATGGTGAGGGGAAAGTAGCCGTACATCGGCTCAAGAAAGATGGCACAATCCTGCCCGAAATTCTCCAGACAATTCCAACAGACAAAAATGCACATGCCATTTTGCCCGATCAGTCAAATCGGTACGTGTTTGTACCCCATACGGGGCCCAATGCCGTCTATCAGTTTTTATGGAATGAATCTGACGGAAAACTGAAAGCGAATGAACCGGCGATTTTCGAAGCGGCCCCCGAGATGGAGCCCCGCCACCTGGCTGTTTCAAAAGACAATCGTTTTATCTATTTTGATAACGAAAAAGGGAGCTCTGTCACTGCCTGTAAGCTTGATTCCGAATCTGGAACCTTGAAAGCGTTTCAAACCATTTCCACTTTGCCGGCTGATTTTGAAGGGAAGAATACCTGTGCCGATATCGAACTCTCGCCTTCAGGAAAAAATCTGTATGCTTCCAACCGGGGCCATGACAGCATTGCCTGTTTTGCCGTTGATCCTCAGACCGGAAAACTGAAATCGATGGGACAGGCAGCGACCGAGAAAACGCCGCGATCCTTCAACATCGACCCGGAAGGACACTTCCTGTACGCCGCGGGACAAAATAACGGGAAACTGGCTGCCTATCGTATTGATCCCCAGACCGGCAAGTTGACGCGGATTGACACCTACGAGGTGGGGAAATCTCCGTCCTGGGTTGAGGTCGTAAAGGTTCCCTAA
- a CDS encoding FAD-binding oxidoreductase — protein sequence MVDPDNQTSHLVAPVLEQLERGSGPFSSLIQQLTQIVGKNSLLYDADELLVYECDGYIVDKSAPDIVVFPTSTEQISSIVKICNQFNVPFLARGAGTSLSGGCLPIGGGVMIVLTRMKQILEINLRDRYAIVEPGMVNLHLTNALKGTGYHYAPDPSSQGSCTIGGNIATNSGGPHTLKYGVTTNHVLGLEAVLPDGSVINLGGPTAETPGYDLHGVYVGNEGTFGICTKAIVRLTRDPEAHRTMLAVFQTISDATRAISEIIAAGIIPSALEMMDQGIIQAIEEAFHFGFPLDAGAVLLIEVDGLEIALDEEARRIVEICNAHNLREIQRADTPEERLLIWKSRKQAFGAIGRLSPSYCTQDGVVPRTRLPEILEFIEATSQKYGMRIVNVFHAGDGNVHPILLFDERDQDQIQQVMEASEEILSKCLELGGSVTGEHGIGVEKINFMSRIFNETDLSQMEKVRNIFNPRQICSRDKVLPPHGEESQSAVTLSHPGRRAPH from the coding sequence ATGGTTGACCCAGACAACCAGACCTCGCATCTTGTCGCTCCCGTGTTGGAACAACTGGAGCGTGGTAGCGGCCCGTTTTCCTCACTGATACAACAGCTGACACAAATCGTAGGAAAAAACAGCCTGCTCTACGATGCAGATGAACTACTCGTCTATGAATGTGACGGCTACATCGTTGATAAATCGGCCCCCGACATCGTCGTTTTTCCAACGTCTACAGAACAGATCTCATCGATTGTCAAAATCTGCAATCAGTTTAACGTTCCCTTTCTGGCTCGAGGAGCGGGAACCAGCCTCTCGGGGGGCTGCCTGCCTATCGGCGGGGGAGTCATGATTGTCCTGACGCGTATGAAACAGATTCTTGAAATCAATCTACGCGATCGTTACGCAATCGTTGAACCAGGGATGGTGAACCTGCATCTGACCAATGCCCTGAAAGGCACCGGTTACCACTACGCGCCGGACCCATCCAGTCAGGGATCTTGCACCATCGGCGGAAATATCGCCACTAACTCTGGTGGACCGCATACGCTTAAATATGGAGTCACGACGAATCACGTACTCGGACTTGAAGCAGTTCTCCCTGATGGATCGGTAATCAATCTGGGAGGGCCGACAGCAGAAACACCAGGCTACGATCTGCATGGAGTCTATGTCGGAAATGAAGGAACTTTCGGCATCTGCACGAAAGCGATTGTGCGTCTGACACGCGATCCGGAGGCGCACCGCACTATGCTGGCAGTGTTCCAGACCATCTCTGATGCGACCCGGGCGATCTCGGAAATCATTGCAGCGGGTATTATTCCCTCTGCTTTGGAAATGATGGATCAGGGAATCATTCAAGCGATTGAGGAAGCTTTTCACTTTGGTTTCCCGCTCGATGCGGGCGCAGTACTGCTAATCGAAGTCGATGGACTGGAAATCGCCTTAGATGAGGAAGCCCGACGGATTGTCGAGATCTGTAATGCACATAACTTACGGGAAATTCAGCGGGCAGACACTCCAGAGGAACGGCTTTTGATCTGGAAAAGCCGCAAGCAGGCATTTGGAGCCATTGGTCGACTCAGTCCCAGTTATTGTACTCAGGATGGTGTCGTCCCCCGAACCCGCTTACCGGAAATCCTGGAATTTATTGAAGCCACCAGCCAGAAATATGGCATGAGAATTGTGAACGTCTTTCATGCTGGTGACGGAAACGTGCACCCGATTCTGCTGTTTGATGAACGCGATCAGGATCAGATTCAACAGGTAATGGAAGCCAGTGAAGAGATTCTCTCAAAGTGTCTGGAATTGGGAGGCAGTGTGACCGGCGAGCATGGAATTGGCGTGGAGAAAATCAATTTTATGAGTCGTATCTTCAATGAAACGGACCTCTCCCAGATGGAGAAGGTTCGTAATATTTTCAATCCCCGTCAGATCTGCAGTCGCGACAAGGTACTTCCTCCCCATGGAGAAGAATCGCAGTCAGCAGTCACTTTATCACACCCCGGTCGACGGGCGCCGCACTGA
- a CDS encoding (Fe-S)-binding protein: MKPGSAFSQTTTADKDPAEIPGSEIPYEKFLDCIHCGLCTAACPTYLETGNENDSPRGRIYLMRAVVDQRVELSESVRGHLDLCLDCRSCESACPSGVQYGRLIEPFRVDMQHLDAKQGRGAQNDWFHRWILYRLFPYPNRIRLSLMPARVMQFLKLDKLVDILGLPLLLPQKLKRMHNLLPRLKPVEPDLPEVLPAQGTQRARVALFTGCVSEAMYSHVNRATARVLQANGCEVVIPRSQVCCGAIHYHSGSDEEALKFALQNLAAFDQEDLDAIIVNVAGCGAMLKDYGHIAEEISGPTAEQTARLKQFAGKFKDVSEFLFELGPIAPEGEIPLKATYHDACHLVHAQKVQNQPRKLLELIPGLTLIPLNESTICCGAAGSYNLTQPEMADQLGKRKLNNILDTGAEVVISGNVGCTLQIDSQIRQARKPLHVLHPMELLDLSYRKQKPVF; this comes from the coding sequence ATGAAACCCGGAAGTGCCTTTTCTCAAACAACCACAGCAGACAAAGATCCTGCAGAAATACCGGGATCTGAGATTCCCTATGAGAAGTTTCTGGACTGCATTCATTGCGGCTTATGCACGGCTGCCTGCCCGACCTACCTGGAAACAGGGAATGAAAATGACAGCCCCCGAGGGCGAATTTACCTGATGCGTGCGGTCGTTGATCAACGCGTTGAACTCTCGGAATCAGTTCGAGGTCACCTGGATCTCTGCCTGGATTGTCGTAGTTGTGAATCGGCGTGTCCTTCCGGAGTTCAATACGGCAGATTGATCGAACCGTTCCGGGTAGACATGCAACATCTTGACGCCAAACAGGGCAGGGGAGCACAAAATGACTGGTTTCATCGCTGGATCCTGTACCGGTTGTTCCCCTATCCCAACCGGATTCGTCTCTCACTGATGCCAGCCCGAGTGATGCAGTTCCTTAAACTCGACAAGCTGGTTGACATCCTCGGCCTTCCACTGCTTCTGCCGCAGAAACTGAAACGGATGCACAACCTGTTACCACGTCTCAAGCCAGTAGAACCAGATCTACCGGAAGTCTTGCCGGCACAGGGAACCCAAAGAGCTCGCGTGGCCCTGTTTACGGGCTGTGTTTCAGAAGCGATGTACAGCCATGTCAATCGCGCCACAGCTCGCGTTCTGCAAGCCAATGGTTGCGAGGTGGTCATTCCCCGAAGCCAGGTCTGCTGTGGCGCCATTCATTACCACAGCGGTTCAGACGAAGAGGCCCTGAAGTTTGCTCTCCAGAATCTGGCAGCCTTCGATCAAGAAGATCTGGATGCCATTATTGTGAATGTCGCAGGTTGTGGAGCCATGCTCAAAGATTATGGGCATATCGCGGAGGAAATTTCGGGGCCCACTGCTGAACAGACGGCACGACTGAAACAGTTCGCAGGCAAGTTTAAGGATGTTTCGGAATTCCTGTTTGAACTGGGGCCGATCGCCCCCGAAGGAGAGATCCCCCTCAAGGCAACCTATCACGACGCCTGCCATCTGGTGCATGCACAGAAAGTTCAGAATCAGCCACGCAAACTGCTGGAACTGATCCCCGGACTGACCCTGATCCCCTTGAATGAATCCACCATCTGCTGTGGAGCAGCAGGTAGCTATAATCTGACACAGCCTGAGATGGCAGATCAGTTAGGCAAACGTAAGCTGAATAATATTCTCGATACGGGGGCAGAAGTGGTCATCAGTGGGAACGTCGGCTGCACGCTCCAGATTGATTCTCAGATACGTCAGGCAAGAAAGCCTCTACATGTCTTGCATCCTATGGAGCTACTCGATCTGAGTTATCGAAAGCAAAAACCGGTATTTTAG
- the menC gene encoding o-succinylbenzoate synthase, translating to MKIDRIELYHVAMPLIYPWRTAYGEDAAIHSVLCRMTSGSVDGWGESTPLAAPCYSPEWAGGVFHTVSEWLAPAVVGQSFDSGSALQDALSLYKGNSFAKAALDNAWWSLHSRISGTPLHIALGATRDEVPVGADFGVMDHLDDLIEAVGGAVSEQFPRIKLKFRPGWDIPMLQAIRTAFPDEVFHIDCNSGYRLSDLPLFQAIEEFDLAMIEQPLQHDDLTDHVRLQEQIKTPVCLDESITHPYRAQQAVNLKSCQYVNVKPGRVGGLTNAVMIHDLCQAAGIPCWVGGMLESATGASHCTALAMLDNFTYPADIFPSEKYYREDMAQEPLRLVNLEGGIPGVKAFDELPDPDMNRLQALTLQHNIIEA from the coding sequence ATGAAAATAGACCGGATTGAACTTTACCATGTGGCGATGCCACTGATTTATCCCTGGCGTACCGCTTACGGCGAAGACGCAGCCATTCATTCCGTGTTATGCCGGATGACCAGTGGTTCTGTTGATGGCTGGGGGGAAAGCACACCTCTGGCTGCCCCCTGCTACAGTCCGGAATGGGCGGGGGGGGTATTTCATACTGTCTCAGAATGGCTGGCACCAGCAGTCGTTGGACAAAGTTTTGACAGCGGTTCCGCGCTGCAGGATGCCCTCTCGCTGTACAAGGGGAATTCATTTGCCAAGGCGGCTCTGGACAATGCCTGGTGGAGTCTGCACAGTCGTATCAGCGGAACGCCCCTGCACATTGCTTTGGGAGCAACACGCGATGAAGTACCTGTGGGAGCAGACTTCGGAGTGATGGATCATCTGGATGATCTGATTGAAGCCGTTGGGGGAGCCGTATCGGAACAGTTTCCTCGGATTAAGCTGAAGTTCCGTCCCGGCTGGGATATCCCCATGCTTCAGGCAATTCGGACGGCTTTTCCAGATGAGGTATTTCATATTGACTGCAACAGCGGTTATCGTCTGAGCGATCTCCCACTATTTCAGGCGATCGAAGAATTTGATCTGGCAATGATTGAGCAACCTCTGCAACACGATGACCTGACGGACCATGTTCGACTGCAGGAGCAAATTAAAACGCCGGTTTGTCTGGATGAGAGTATTACGCACCCCTATCGTGCACAACAGGCAGTCAATTTGAAGAGTTGTCAATATGTCAACGTCAAGCCGGGCCGTGTGGGCGGCCTGACAAACGCCGTCATGATTCATGATCTCTGTCAGGCTGCGGGAATCCCCTGCTGGGTCGGGGGGATGCTGGAGAGTGCAACAGGAGCCTCGCATTGTACTGCTCTGGCGATGCTGGATAACTTCACCTATCCCGCTGATATTTTCCCCAGCGAGAAATATTATCGAGAAGATATGGCCCAGGAGCCTCTGAGACTCGTCAATCTTGAGGGAGGAATCCCGGGGGTGAAAGCGTTTGACGAATTGCCAGACCCGGATATGAATCGCCTGCAGGCACTCACACTCCAACACAACATAATTGAAGCTTGA
- a CDS encoding dienelactone hydrolase family protein, with product MRSSLLCFLSCLGVILGYSLTAYSEEAGSRQRSDPEKIESSWDDLLHGIESPEEWAEHKQELRKRYLELLRDQYKPEKPDLQIQFHDTVIVDGIYRRQLISYQVEKDERAHAYLGVPLNLRGPAPAIVALHGTYKYGKQRAAGLIDNPDKAYLDHLCRRGYVVIAPDHFVAGHRIPEAGPYDTKAFHEKHPHWTSVGKFTYEHSIAIDVLQTLREVNPDKIGVLGHSLGGHGSMFLAAYDERVQAAAGNCSASFFRQNARVEAWARDHWYVYFNHIRPDLLEGKLPPIDFHEIMSLIAPRAFLDLSGLNDGDPLTQRQRVLMLMKVMDVYELEKAPQNFAFFVHGKGHSVAHESRALMYAWMDTHLKPESATKTKLVKP from the coding sequence ATGCGATCATCTTTATTGTGTTTCCTCTCTTGTCTGGGAGTGATTTTGGGATACAGCCTCACCGCGTACTCGGAAGAAGCCGGTTCCAGGCAACGGTCAGATCCCGAAAAAATTGAGTCATCCTGGGATGACCTGCTCCATGGTATTGAATCACCTGAGGAGTGGGCAGAACACAAGCAGGAACTGAGAAAACGCTATCTGGAGTTACTCCGAGATCAGTACAAACCGGAAAAGCCTGATCTGCAAATCCAGTTTCATGATACAGTCATTGTAGATGGTATCTATCGCCGACAATTGATCAGCTATCAGGTTGAAAAAGATGAACGGGCGCATGCCTACCTGGGAGTTCCCCTCAATTTAAGAGGACCTGCCCCGGCCATCGTTGCCTTGCACGGCACTTATAAATACGGCAAACAGCGTGCAGCAGGTTTGATCGATAACCCCGACAAGGCTTACCTTGATCATCTCTGTCGACGTGGTTATGTGGTAATTGCTCCCGATCATTTTGTTGCAGGACATCGGATCCCGGAAGCGGGGCCATATGACACCAAAGCCTTTCATGAGAAACATCCACATTGGACCTCTGTTGGGAAGTTTACCTACGAACATTCCATCGCCATTGATGTGCTGCAGACTTTGCGGGAGGTTAATCCCGACAAGATCGGCGTGCTGGGGCATTCGCTGGGAGGCCATGGATCAATGTTCCTGGCTGCCTATGATGAGCGAGTACAGGCAGCAGCTGGGAATTGCAGTGCCTCATTTTTCCGTCAGAATGCACGCGTAGAAGCCTGGGCGAGAGATCACTGGTACGTATATTTTAATCATATCCGTCCGGATCTTCTGGAGGGCAAATTGCCTCCGATTGATTTTCATGAAATCATGTCACTGATCGCACCGCGGGCATTTCTGGATCTCTCGGGACTCAATGACGGTGACCCTTTGACGCAGCGACAAAGAGTGCTGATGTTGATGAAGGTGATGGACGTCTATGAACTGGAGAAAGCACCTCAGAATTTTGCATTTTTTGTTCATGGAAAAGGGCATTCAGTTGCCCATGAATCACGGGCTCTCATGTATGCCTGGATGGATACCCATCTCAAACCCGAATCTGCAACGAAGACCAAACTGGTCAAACCCTGA
- a CDS encoding HAD family hydrolase, producing the protein MSQLPPIQAVAFDLDGIMFNTEHVFFLSGDALLQRRGKKMTPDILRGMMGRRAHEGFEHLTQFLDKPEDPLELWEESQEIFRSLLDQHLKPMEGLFELLDFLEELDIPKGVATSSPRPYLESLLSRFDIIHRFPISLTAEDVTHGKPHPEIYLTAAEKMGVSPENMLVLEDSETGTRSGVAAGAYVVSIPHEFSNYGDFSSAKFIAERLTDERILSLLAENRG; encoded by the coding sequence ATGTCTCAACTCCCTCCCATTCAGGCGGTAGCCTTCGACCTGGATGGCATCATGTTTAATACAGAACACGTGTTTTTCCTCTCAGGCGATGCCCTGTTGCAGCGACGCGGAAAAAAAATGACCCCCGATATCCTGAGAGGAATGATGGGCCGACGTGCTCATGAGGGGTTTGAACACCTCACTCAGTTCCTGGATAAGCCGGAAGATCCTCTGGAACTCTGGGAAGAAAGCCAGGAAATTTTTCGTTCCCTGCTGGATCAACATCTGAAACCCATGGAGGGTTTGTTTGAACTGCTGGATTTCCTGGAAGAACTGGATATCCCCAAGGGAGTTGCTACATCTTCACCTCGTCCTTACCTGGAATCTCTGCTGTCCCGGTTTGACATTATTCATCGTTTCCCGATCAGCCTGACTGCTGAGGATGTCACTCACGGCAAACCACATCCGGAAATTTATCTGACCGCTGCTGAAAAAATGGGGGTCAGTCCGGAAAATATGCTGGTTCTGGAAGACAGTGAAACCGGCACCCGCTCTGGCGTGGCAGCAGGAGCTTATGTGGTTTCAATTCCGCATGAGTTCAGCAATTACGGAGATTTCAGTTCAGCAAAGTTTATCGCTGAGCGGTTGACGGATGAGCGAATTCTCTCACTCCTGGCAGAAAATCGAGGCTAA
- a CDS encoding phosphatase domain-containing putative toxin codes for MSLPGLDNVFQVDEAVYSGSGPADQRSFDALQKLGVKTIVSVDGTEPHLEMARRAGMRYVHIPIGYDGVSNDAGLAFARVAKEIKGPVYIHCHHGKHRGPTATAVVGLCRGTFNQQQALDFLKLAGTSKDYAGLWRDIRNFKVPSADIPRPELVESTPVSPLVKAMSQISHHFESLDQMQTQNQHPLVRKKNRETLVLLKEEFREAARKYADDYDEMFQKWMRESEKRVDTLQTAFQKGDQKQMARELKAFKMQCKRCHVAYRD; via the coding sequence ATGAGTCTGCCAGGTCTGGATAATGTCTTTCAGGTCGATGAGGCAGTTTACTCTGGTAGTGGGCCGGCAGATCAGCGGAGTTTTGACGCCCTGCAAAAACTCGGAGTCAAAACTATCGTCAGTGTCGATGGAACTGAACCACATTTGGAGATGGCCCGGCGTGCCGGAATGCGTTATGTACATATTCCAATCGGCTATGATGGCGTATCAAACGATGCGGGGCTGGCTTTTGCACGCGTCGCAAAGGAGATCAAAGGCCCGGTTTATATCCATTGCCATCATGGCAAACACCGTGGACCCACTGCGACTGCGGTCGTCGGATTGTGTCGAGGTACTTTTAATCAGCAACAGGCTCTCGACTTTTTAAAGCTGGCAGGTACCAGTAAGGACTATGCGGGATTATGGAGAGACATCCGGAACTTTAAAGTTCCTTCCGCTGATATTCCGCGCCCGGAACTGGTGGAGTCCACACCAGTTTCCCCTTTGGTCAAAGCCATGTCGCAGATCAGCCATCATTTCGAATCGCTGGATCAAATGCAGACGCAAAATCAACATCCCCTGGTCAGGAAAAAGAATCGCGAGACACTGGTACTTCTGAAAGAGGAGTTTCGTGAGGCGGCACGTAAGTATGCCGACGACTATGATGAGATGTTTCAAAAATGGATGAGAGAATCTGAGAAACGGGTCGATACGCTGCAAACAGCATTTCAGAAGGGTGACCAGAAGCAGATGGCCCGGGAGTTAAAAGCATTCAAAATGCAATGCAAGCGATGTCACGTCGCTTATCGGGATTGA
- a CDS encoding RNA polymerase sigma factor, translated as MSRTSRNNSEELTRLVDEYYQLLYRYAFRLSGDRADAEDLTQQTYLIAQKKLSQLRDARSARSWLCTILRNLFLKKVTRKAEPVSLGSSPDVASDPAEIPELTSEELQTALDELPEDFRLPLLMFYFEEQSYKEISNELSIPLGTVMSRLARARAFLQERFASLREDISPIHS; from the coding sequence ATGTCACGGACCAGTCGTAACAATTCGGAAGAACTGACACGATTAGTTGATGAGTATTATCAGCTGCTGTATCGCTATGCTTTTCGCCTTTCGGGCGACAGAGCTGATGCAGAAGACCTGACTCAGCAAACTTATCTGATCGCGCAGAAGAAACTGTCCCAGTTACGCGATGCAAGGTCTGCCCGTTCCTGGTTGTGTACGATTTTACGAAATTTGTTTCTGAAAAAAGTCACGCGGAAAGCCGAGCCTGTTTCACTGGGGTCCAGTCCTGATGTTGCCTCTGATCCTGCAGAGATACCGGAACTGACCTCAGAAGAACTTCAGACTGCACTGGACGAGTTGCCCGAGGATTTTCGACTCCCCTTATTAATGTTTTATTTTGAAGAACAATCCTACAAAGAAATTTCGAATGAGTTGTCTATCCCGCTGGGAACCGTGATGAGTCGGCTGGCACGTGCCAGGGCTTTTCTGCAGGAACGGTTTGCTTCGCTCCGGGAAGATATAAGTCCGATTCATTCATAA
- a CDS encoding TfoX/Sxy family protein has protein sequence MAYDEALADRIHQLLCRRAGYSQQKMFGGICFLLNGNMCCGVTGTNLMLRLGEKKAAQALQEPFTHEMDFTGKVMKSMIYIKAEGTQEDIDLKEWVNQAVKFVRTLPDKT, from the coding sequence ATGGCATACGACGAGGCTCTCGCCGACAGAATACATCAACTGTTGTGTCGCCGGGCAGGGTATTCTCAGCAAAAAATGTTTGGGGGAATCTGTTTTCTGCTCAATGGCAACATGTGCTGTGGAGTCACGGGGACTAATCTCATGTTACGGCTGGGAGAGAAGAAAGCTGCACAGGCACTGCAGGAACCATTTACTCACGAAATGGATTTCACAGGCAAAGTGATGAAAAGCATGATCTATATCAAAGCTGAGGGAACGCAGGAGGACATTGATCTGAAAGAGTGGGTCAATCAGGCCGTCAAATTTGTACGGACGCTGCCTGACAAAACGTAA
- a CDS encoding FAD-binding oxidoreductase, protein MTLTHSGTPEDFVPTSQSELSRFLSDNATSARKQTFPVGGRTSLAVCCPDSHSGPLICTSQLNRVVDYPVRDMTITVEAGMRLDQLNEIISAEGQRLPIDVPQSNRATIGGVIATNTSGPRRFSYGTIRDYVIGISAVDGVGNLFKSGGRVVKNVAGYDLGKMLVGSLGTLSVISQVSLNLRPRPECMQLVWFDFDSCQSVDQALEAIVTSGTRPTAVEYCNSKAARQITAESRIELPNENHAVCICYEGPENVVKWQAQQIINEWRAFSSLDAQIIEGSQASQLYNALTEYQTSSDDPVTLKAVVLPSQMMSFIETATSLNIAVQAHAADGIVFGHLPDSASSLENVNQILEQLQSVIDPGTGYLTIYQCESDWAESLPLFCSPPAGWELMQQLKQALDPLQLLNSRRFTELVKS, encoded by the coding sequence ATGACACTCACACATTCCGGTACTCCGGAAGATTTTGTTCCGACATCCCAGTCTGAATTGAGTCGATTCCTGAGTGACAATGCAACATCTGCCCGCAAACAGACTTTTCCGGTGGGAGGCCGTACCTCTCTGGCTGTCTGCTGCCCGGACAGTCATTCAGGTCCTTTGATCTGTACTTCTCAATTGAATCGCGTCGTAGATTATCCGGTCCGCGACATGACAATTACAGTCGAAGCCGGAATGAGACTGGACCAGTTAAATGAGATCATCTCAGCCGAAGGACAGCGTCTGCCGATCGACGTACCTCAGTCTAACCGGGCTACCATCGGTGGAGTGATCGCCACCAATACTTCAGGACCACGACGCTTCTCCTATGGTACGATCCGTGATTACGTGATCGGTATTTCGGCAGTCGATGGAGTGGGGAATCTGTTCAAATCCGGCGGTCGAGTTGTCAAAAATGTCGCCGGTTATGACCTTGGTAAAATGCTCGTCGGCTCTCTGGGAACTCTGTCAGTCATCAGCCAGGTCTCTCTGAATTTGCGTCCCAGACCAGAGTGCATGCAACTGGTCTGGTTTGACTTCGATTCCTGCCAGAGTGTCGATCAGGCACTGGAAGCGATTGTGACATCGGGAACCCGGCCAACCGCTGTTGAATACTGCAACAGTAAAGCGGCTCGGCAGATTACTGCCGAATCACGGATTGAACTTCCCAATGAAAATCATGCCGTTTGTATCTGCTATGAAGGTCCGGAAAATGTTGTAAAGTGGCAGGCGCAGCAGATTATTAATGAATGGCGTGCCTTTTCCTCTCTCGATGCTCAGATTATTGAAGGATCGCAGGCCTCTCAGTTATATAACGCTTTGACTGAGTATCAAACGTCATCAGATGATCCGGTAACGCTGAAGGCCGTTGTCTTACCATCACAAATGATGTCATTCATTGAAACTGCTACCAGTCTGAATATCGCAGTCCAGGCACATGCAGCAGATGGAATCGTATTCGGACATTTACCCGATTCTGCCAGTTCACTGGAAAACGTGAATCAGATTCTCGAACAACTGCAATCTGTAATTGATCCAGGAACCGGCTACCTGACCATTTACCAGTGTGAATCTGACTGGGCTGAATCGCTGCCGCTATTCTGTTCGCCTCCCGCTGGCTGGGAACTAATGCAGCAGTTGAAACAGGCATTAGATCCTCTGCAGTTATTGAACTCACGACGATTTACAGAGCTGGTGAAATCCTGA
- the sixA gene encoding phosphohistidine phosphatase SixA produces the protein MELLIIRHGKAEQAGVVPGGDAARPLTDHGTHQFRKVAKWIAKHDAGPELILHSPLVRTTQTAQILQDVTELNAEACYAQPWLGFGLSLDSLISFVRSTACERIAIVAHMPDVARCTSDLIGGGSITFKPGNAACIQFDSLIGIGQGSLKWHLSAPLF, from the coding sequence ATGGAACTGTTGATTATCAGGCATGGAAAAGCTGAGCAGGCAGGTGTAGTACCAGGAGGAGATGCAGCCCGACCCCTGACAGACCATGGCACTCACCAGTTTCGTAAGGTCGCTAAATGGATTGCCAAACATGATGCAGGTCCCGAGCTGATTTTACACAGCCCGCTTGTAAGGACAACTCAGACCGCTCAGATCCTGCAGGATGTTACGGAATTGAATGCTGAAGCCTGCTATGCCCAACCCTGGCTGGGATTCGGTCTGAGCCTGGATTCATTGATCTCATTTGTCAGATCAACAGCCTGTGAACGAATCGCGATTGTAGCCCACATGCCCGACGTAGCCCGTTGCACTTCCGATCTGATTGGAGGGGGTTCAATCACCTTTAAACCTGGAAATGCAGCCTGCATTCAATTCGACTCCCTGATTGGCATCGGTCAGGGGAGCCTTAAATGGCACCTCAGTGCTCCATTGTTCTGA